One window of the Pseudomonadota bacterium genome contains the following:
- the argE gene encoding acetylornithine deacetylase yields MPANPPSMIEMLRALVAIPSMSSGDARHDRGNQGVVEVLGEWLSDLGFSVAQLPLYGRPGKYNLIARLGEGSDGLVLAGHTDTVPYDEGAWRSDPFTLTERDGKLYGLGVADMKCFFPLVIEAIRDLDPARLRRSLVIVATADEESTMAGARALLDAGEPLGRFVLIGEPTSMQPVRLHKGVLMEALRVLGRSGHASDPRLGNSAIDGMHRVLGALIAWRAVLERDYRDPAFEVAVPTLNLGRIEGGDSPNRICAECEVQIDLRILPGMPVDTLRTTLTRRAEEALAGTGLGVERRALFDGVPPLSTDRSSPFVRLIEEICGVPAGAVAFATEGPFFNALGMESVVLGPGDIATAHQPDEHLPAERLAPMVTLLRRVVAAVCL; encoded by the coding sequence GTGCCCGCCAATCCTCCGTCGATGATCGAGATGCTGCGCGCGCTCGTGGCCATCCCCTCCATGAGCAGCGGCGATGCGCGCCATGACCGCGGCAACCAGGGGGTGGTCGAGGTCCTCGGCGAGTGGCTTTCGGACCTCGGTTTTTCGGTCGCGCAGCTGCCGCTCTACGGACGTCCCGGGAAGTACAACCTTATCGCGCGCCTGGGCGAAGGCAGCGATGGACTCGTGCTTGCCGGCCACACCGACACCGTCCCCTACGACGAAGGCGCGTGGCGGAGCGATCCCTTCACCCTCACCGAACGCGACGGGAAGTTGTACGGGCTCGGTGTCGCCGACATGAAGTGCTTCTTTCCGCTCGTCATCGAGGCCATCCGTGACCTCGACCCGGCGCGGCTCAGGAGATCGCTCGTCATCGTCGCGACCGCCGACGAGGAGAGCACCATGGCCGGTGCCCGCGCCCTCCTCGACGCCGGCGAACCTCTCGGGCGCTTCGTCCTCATCGGCGAGCCCACGTCCATGCAGCCGGTGCGCCTGCACAAGGGCGTCCTGATGGAGGCGCTGCGGGTACTGGGGCGCTCCGGCCATGCGAGCGATCCGCGCCTCGGCAACAGCGCCATCGACGGGATGCACAGGGTCCTGGGCGCGCTCATCGCCTGGCGCGCCGTGCTGGAGCGAGACTACCGCGACCCGGCCTTCGAGGTCGCGGTCCCGACCTTGAACCTCGGGCGCATCGAGGGCGGCGACAGCCCCAATCGCATCTGCGCGGAATGCGAGGTCCAGATTGATCTGCGCATCCTGCCGGGCATGCCGGTCGATACGCTGCGCACGACCCTGACCCGAAGGGCCGAGGAGGCACTCGCGGGCACGGGGCTCGGTGTCGAGCGGCGCGCGCTGTTCGATGGCGTGCCGCCGCTCTCTACCGATCGCTCATCCCCCTTCGTGCGGCTCATCGAGGAGATCTGCGGCGTGCCGGCGGGGGCGGTGGCCTTCGCCACCGAGGGACCGTTCTTCAACGCCCTCGGCATGGAGAGCGTGGTCCTCGGTCCCGGCGACATCGCCACCGCCCACCAGCCCGACGAGCACCTCCCGGCCGAGCGCTTGGCGCCCATGGTGACGCTGCTCCGGCGCGTCGTCGCGGCCGTGTGTCTCTAG
- a CDS encoding outer membrane lipoprotein carrier protein LolA has protein sequence MPGNVHPTFWHPLFWIALLAGSTAFAAPPLSTEDARALRARFQTRQGETLTWSATVVQTLAVAGLRDPVVSTGTLAYRAPDRLRLDFTKPAGEFVLVLGDRIFIQKTGARLERSLREDSTGKPFFSLLGLLRGQPAEEESDYTQEVRREEDHYAVVLTRNPDASTQMPARIANRIAADTLEVREVVVDLPSGGVLSYRFDAITRNGPLDPARFAVPTDPTSRELR, from the coding sequence ATGCCCGGCAACGTCCATCCCACATTCTGGCATCCCCTATTCTGGATTGCCCTCCTGGCCGGCAGCACCGCTTTCGCGGCGCCGCCGCTCTCCACCGAAGACGCCAGGGCGCTGCGCGCCCGATTTCAAACCCGCCAAGGTGAGACGCTCACCTGGTCGGCGACCGTGGTCCAGACGCTCGCCGTAGCCGGACTGCGCGATCCGGTCGTCAGCACGGGCACGCTCGCGTATCGCGCGCCGGATCGGCTCCGTCTCGATTTCACCAAGCCCGCCGGGGAGTTCGTTCTGGTCCTGGGCGATCGGATCTTCATTCAAAAGACCGGCGCACGGCTCGAAAGATCCCTACGGGAGGACAGCACCGGCAAGCCGTTCTTCTCGCTGCTCGGTCTTCTGCGCGGCCAGCCGGCCGAGGAGGAAAGCGACTACACACAAGAGGTCAGGCGCGAGGAAGACCACTACGCCGTCGTCCTCACGCGCAATCCCGACGCCTCCACGCAGATGCCCGCGCGCATCGCAAACCGCATCGCCGCCGACACCCTCGAGGTGCGCGAGGTCGTCGTCGATCTGCCCTCGGGCGGCGTGCTCAGCTACCGTTTCGACGCCATCACGCGCAATGGCCCGCTCGACCCCGCGCGTTTTGCCGTCCCGACCGACCCGACCAGCAGGGAGTTGAGATGA
- a CDS encoding FAD-dependent oxidoreductase — MKCDVLVLGGGGAGLSAAVAAARAGAHTVLVERHGALGGMAVAALVHSICGLYRLRSEPGAVLA; from the coding sequence ATGAAATGCGACGTGCTGGTCCTCGGTGGTGGCGGCGCGGGTCTCTCTGCGGCCGTGGCGGCGGCGCGCGCGGGCGCGCACACCGTGCTGGTCGAGCGTCACGGCGCGCTCGGCGGGATGGCCGTGGCGGCGCTGGTCCACTCGATCTGCGGGCTGTACCGTTTGCGGAGCGAGCCGGGCGCGGTGCTAGCC
- a CDS encoding phosphopantetheine-binding protein, producing MGHIRSDLLETDESFGLDSDLFAAGLDSMSIMQIILFIEEEFAVKLPDGSITRAAFGTARHLAETVRRTRG from the coding sequence TTGGGCCACATCCGCAGCGATCTGTTGGAAACCGACGAGTCTTTCGGCCTCGATTCCGACCTCTTCGCGGCCGGCTTGGACTCGATGTCGATCATGCAGATCATCCTTTTCATCGAGGAGGAGTTTGCCGTAAAGCTCCCCGACGGCTCGATCACCCGCGCCGCTTTTGGCACCGCCCGGCACCTCGCCGAAACCGTCCGCCGGACCCGGGGCTGA